One Microbacterium trichothecenolyticum DNA window includes the following coding sequences:
- a CDS encoding 3-hydroxyacyl-CoA dehydrogenase NAD-binding domain-containing protein, whose protein sequence is MTDYSTIDFTPLDALTAGEVVTHSPVRDVRLPSGNVLALITLDNGRDHTRPNTLGPATLAELGETLATLKQRAAAGEIHAVAITGKQYILAAGADLSDVAKLPSKDIARLIAQRGHQVIGSLSDLGVPSFAFVNGLALGGGLEIALNSTYRTVDASAAAIALPEVFLGIIPGWGGAYLLPNLIGIENALEVVVSNPLKQNRMLKPQQAFDLGIMDAIFPAASYLEDSLRWADGVLTGRVRVERKNEPGKLERLTKWPIAIKMARNMLESKIGTVPRSPYVALDLLDKAKSGTKAEGFAREDEALADLISGDQFAASMYAFDLVQKRAKRPVGAPDKALAKKVTKVGVIGAGLMASQFALLFVRKLRVPVIITDLDQGRVDKGVASIHEEIGKLEAKGRLDGDTANQLRALVHGTTDRSEFADCDFVIEAVFEEVGVKQDVFAGVERIVADDAILATNTSSLSVAEIGSVLQHPERLVGFHFFNPVAVMPLIEVVKTDATSDAALSTAFVVAKGLGKNAVLTADAPGFVVNRLLAKVMGEAARAVYEGTPIATVEKAFAPLGLPMGPFQLIDLVGWKVAAHVQDTMAHAFPDRFFASENFHELAALPEVVEKDKGGRVTGWTKAAQKVLVTGKTPVAPETILARVQDGLAQEIKIMLDEGVVPEVQDIDLCLILGAGWPFIDGGASPYLDREGASERAFGDMFHHPPIRGVDG, encoded by the coding sequence GTGACCGACTACTCGACCATCGACTTCACGCCGCTCGACGCCCTCACGGCCGGCGAGGTCGTCACCCACTCCCCCGTCCGCGACGTGCGCCTGCCCTCGGGCAACGTGCTCGCGCTCATCACCCTCGACAACGGGCGCGACCACACGCGCCCGAACACATTGGGGCCCGCGACGCTCGCCGAGCTCGGCGAGACCCTCGCGACGCTGAAGCAGCGTGCGGCCGCGGGTGAGATCCACGCGGTGGCGATCACCGGCAAGCAGTACATCCTCGCCGCCGGCGCCGACCTGTCGGACGTGGCGAAGCTGCCGTCGAAAGACATCGCGCGCCTCATCGCGCAGCGCGGACACCAGGTTATCGGCTCGCTGTCCGACCTGGGCGTGCCGTCGTTCGCGTTCGTCAACGGCCTCGCTCTCGGCGGCGGCCTCGAGATCGCGCTGAACTCGACCTACCGCACGGTCGACGCCTCGGCGGCCGCGATCGCGCTGCCCGAGGTGTTCCTGGGCATCATCCCCGGCTGGGGCGGCGCTTACCTGCTGCCGAACCTCATCGGCATCGAGAACGCCCTCGAGGTCGTCGTCTCGAACCCGCTCAAGCAGAACCGCATGCTCAAGCCGCAGCAGGCGTTCGACCTCGGGATCATGGATGCCATCTTCCCGGCGGCCTCCTACCTCGAGGATTCGCTGCGCTGGGCCGATGGCGTGCTCACCGGCCGCGTGCGCGTCGAGCGCAAGAACGAGCCGGGCAAGCTCGAGCGCCTCACGAAGTGGCCCATCGCGATCAAGATGGCTCGCAACATGCTCGAGTCGAAGATCGGTACCGTCCCCCGCTCCCCCTATGTCGCGCTCGACCTGCTCGACAAGGCCAAGAGCGGCACGAAGGCCGAGGGGTTCGCCCGCGAGGACGAGGCTCTCGCCGACCTCATCTCGGGCGACCAGTTCGCGGCATCCATGTACGCCTTCGATCTCGTGCAGAAGCGCGCGAAGCGTCCGGTCGGAGCTCCCGACAAGGCGCTCGCGAAGAAGGTCACGAAGGTCGGCGTCATCGGTGCGGGGCTCATGGCGTCGCAGTTCGCGCTGCTGTTCGTGCGGAAGCTGCGGGTGCCCGTGATCATCACCGACCTCGATCAGGGCCGCGTCGACAAGGGCGTGGCATCCATTCACGAGGAGATCGGCAAGCTCGAGGCTAAGGGTCGTCTGGACGGCGACACCGCGAACCAGCTGCGAGCCCTCGTGCACGGGACGACCGATCGCAGCGAGTTCGCGGACTGCGACTTCGTCATCGAGGCAGTGTTCGAGGAGGTCGGGGTCAAGCAGGACGTGTTCGCAGGCGTAGAGAGAATCGTCGCGGACGACGCCATCCTCGCCACGAACACGTCGTCGCTGTCGGTCGCCGAGATCGGCTCCGTGCTGCAGCACCCCGAGCGCCTCGTCGGCTTCCACTTCTTCAACCCGGTCGCGGTCATGCCGCTCATCGAGGTCGTGAAGACGGATGCCACGTCCGACGCGGCGCTGTCCACCGCCTTCGTGGTCGCCAAGGGCCTGGGCAAGAACGCGGTGCTCACCGCCGACGCCCCGGGCTTCGTCGTGAACCGCCTGCTGGCGAAAGTCATGGGCGAGGCAGCCCGGGCTGTGTACGAGGGCACCCCCATCGCGACGGTGGAGAAGGCGTTCGCGCCGCTCGGCCTGCCGATGGGCCCGTTCCAGCTCATCGACCTCGTCGGCTGGAAGGTCGCCGCCCACGTGCAGGACACGATGGCGCACGCCTTCCCCGACCGGTTCTTCGCGTCGGAGAACTTCCACGAGCTCGCGGCGCTGCCCGAGGTCGTCGAGAAGGACAAAGGCGGCCGCGTGACCGGCTGGACCAAGGCCGCGCAGAAGGTGCTCGTCACCGGCAAGACCCCGGTGGCGCCCGAGACGATCCTCGCCCGCGTGCAGGACGGCCTGGCGCAGGAGATCAAGATCATGCTCGATGAGGGCGTGGTTCCCGAGGTGCAGGACATCGACTTGTGCCTCATCCTCGGCGCCGGCTGGCCGTTCATCGACGGCGGGGCCTCGCCCTACCTCGACCGCGAGGGCGCGTCGGAGCGCGCCTTCGGCGACATGTTCCACCACCCGCCCATCCGCGGCGTCGACGGCTGA
- a CDS encoding thiolase family protein, whose product MAEMTDVFFVDGMRTPFGRAGEKGMYWNTRADDLVVKAIIGLMERNGDVPKDRIDDVAIAATSQTGDQGLTLGRTAAILAGLPLTVPGLAIERMCAGAMTSVTTMGASIGVGMYDLALAGGVEHMGRHPIGGNVDPNPRFVAEKLVDPGALNMGVTAERIHDRFPHLTKERADRFGVASQHKVQAAYEAGKIQPDLVPVAVKNADGAWGLATEDEGRRPETTLEGLATLKTPFRPHGRVTAGTSSPLTDGATISLLAGADAVKEFGLAPKMRMVSFAFAGVEPEIMGIGPIPSTEKALKKAGLTIDDIGLFELNEAFAIQVISLLDHFGIADDDPRVNPWGGAIAVGHPLAASGVRLMIQLAAQFAERPDVRYGLTAMCVGLGQGGSVIWENPFFDGKKKRK is encoded by the coding sequence GTGGCCGAGATGACGGACGTCTTCTTCGTCGACGGAATGCGTACCCCCTTCGGGCGCGCCGGCGAGAAGGGCATGTACTGGAACACCCGCGCCGACGACCTCGTGGTCAAGGCGATCATCGGGTTGATGGAGCGCAACGGCGATGTGCCGAAGGACCGGATCGACGACGTGGCGATCGCCGCGACCTCGCAGACCGGTGATCAGGGACTCACTCTGGGACGCACGGCGGCGATCCTCGCGGGACTGCCCCTGACCGTTCCCGGGTTGGCGATCGAGCGCATGTGCGCCGGCGCCATGACGAGCGTCACCACGATGGGCGCGTCGATCGGTGTCGGCATGTACGACCTCGCGCTCGCGGGCGGCGTCGAGCACATGGGGCGTCACCCCATCGGCGGGAACGTCGACCCGAACCCCCGTTTCGTCGCCGAGAAGCTCGTCGACCCGGGCGCCCTCAACATGGGCGTGACGGCCGAGCGCATCCACGACCGGTTCCCCCATCTGACCAAGGAGCGCGCCGACCGCTTCGGTGTCGCCAGCCAACACAAGGTGCAGGCGGCGTACGAGGCGGGCAAGATCCAGCCCGACCTCGTGCCGGTCGCCGTGAAGAACGCCGACGGCGCCTGGGGCCTCGCCACCGAGGACGAGGGACGCCGCCCCGAGACGACCCTCGAAGGCCTCGCCACGCTGAAGACGCCGTTCCGTCCGCACGGTCGCGTCACCGCGGGGACCTCGTCGCCCCTCACCGACGGCGCGACGATCAGCCTGCTCGCCGGCGCCGACGCCGTGAAGGAGTTCGGCCTCGCGCCCAAGATGCGCATGGTGTCGTTCGCCTTCGCCGGCGTCGAGCCCGAGATCATGGGCATCGGCCCGATCCCCTCGACCGAGAAGGCGCTGAAGAAGGCCGGCCTGACGATCGACGACATCGGCCTGTTCGAGCTGAACGAGGCGTTCGCCATCCAGGTGATCTCGCTCCTCGATCACTTCGGCATCGCCGACGATGACCCGCGCGTGAACCCGTGGGGCGGTGCCATCGCCGTCGGCCATCCGCTGGCGGCATCCGGGGTCCGTCTCATGATCCAGCTCGCCGCGCAGTTCGCCGAGCGTCCCGACGTGCGGTACGGCCTGACCGCGATGTGCGTCGGTCTCGGGCAGGGAGGTTCGGTCATCTGGGAGAACCCGTTCTTCGACGGAAAGAAGAAGCGCAAGTGA
- a CDS encoding DUF3000 domain-containing protein, whose translation MTDQRPADAAGPFARAADEVRATTFRDDLVVREIPAPAGLAPFALALAGDVRPEAHATDSPFGTGRFILLHDPEEPEPWGGAWRIVCFAQAPLEPEIGVDPLLAEVAWSWLIDALDSRGAERHSESGTATKTLSTGFGALAAQGEGSQIELRASWTPRGPFRPHLEAWAELVCMLAGLPPGSEGVAVLGARRPTRG comes from the coding sequence GTGACTGACCAGCGCCCCGCGGACGCCGCCGGCCCGTTCGCGCGCGCGGCCGACGAGGTTCGCGCGACGACGTTCCGTGACGATCTGGTGGTGCGCGAGATCCCCGCTCCCGCGGGTCTCGCCCCGTTCGCTCTCGCCCTGGCCGGCGACGTGCGGCCCGAGGCGCACGCGACCGACTCCCCGTTCGGCACGGGCCGCTTCATTCTGCTGCACGACCCCGAGGAGCCCGAGCCTTGGGGCGGAGCCTGGCGCATCGTGTGCTTCGCACAGGCGCCCCTCGAGCCGGAGATCGGCGTCGATCCCCTGCTCGCCGAGGTCGCCTGGTCGTGGCTCATCGATGCCCTCGACTCGCGCGGCGCCGAGCGCCACTCCGAGTCCGGCACCGCCACCAAGACCCTCTCCACCGGCTTCGGCGCCCTCGCCGCACAGGGCGAGGGGTCGCAGATCGAGCTTCGCGCGTCATGGACGCCGCGCGGTCCCTTCCGTCCGCACCTCGAGGCGTGGGCGGAGCTTGTGTGCATGCTCGCCGGACTCCCGCCGGGGTCGGAGGGTGTCGCTGTTCTCGGAGCCCGGAGGCCCACGCGTGGTTGA
- a CDS encoding sulfurtransferase, which produces MTVEFDTTSDKFAAYAEPGRLVTGEWLQERLGQPGLVVVESDEDVLLYETGHIPGAVKVDWHTELNDPIVRDYVDGEGFAKLLSRKGISRDDTVVIYGDKNNWWAAYALWVFSLFGHEDVRLLDGGRDKWIAEGRPLTTDASTPARTDYPVVERDDSVLRAYKEDVLAHLGNPLIDVRSPEEYSGERTSAPAYPEEGALRAGHIPTAQSVPWAKAVAEDGGFKSREELDAIYRDGAGLSDGDKVVAYCRIGERSSHTWFVLKHLLGFEDVRNYDGSWTEWGSAVRVPIVTGAEPGEVPGR; this is translated from the coding sequence GTGACCGTCGAGTTCGACACCACGTCCGACAAGTTCGCCGCCTACGCCGAGCCCGGCCGGCTCGTGACGGGCGAGTGGCTCCAGGAACGCCTGGGCCAGCCCGGCCTCGTCGTCGTGGAGTCCGACGAAGACGTGCTCCTGTACGAGACCGGGCACATCCCGGGAGCGGTCAAAGTCGACTGGCACACTGAGCTCAACGACCCCATCGTGCGCGACTATGTCGACGGAGAGGGCTTCGCGAAGCTCCTCAGCCGCAAGGGCATCTCCCGTGACGACACCGTCGTGATCTACGGCGACAAGAACAACTGGTGGGCCGCGTACGCCCTGTGGGTCTTCTCGCTGTTCGGGCACGAGGACGTGCGCCTGCTCGATGGCGGCCGCGACAAGTGGATCGCCGAGGGGCGGCCGCTGACCACCGATGCCAGCACGCCCGCGCGCACCGACTACCCCGTCGTCGAGCGCGACGACTCCGTGCTCCGCGCGTACAAGGAAGACGTGCTCGCGCATCTCGGCAACCCGCTCATCGACGTGCGCTCCCCCGAGGAGTACTCGGGCGAGCGCACGTCGGCCCCCGCGTACCCCGAAGAGGGTGCGCTGCGCGCCGGACACATCCCGACGGCTCAGAGCGTCCCGTGGGCCAAGGCCGTCGCCGAGGACGGCGGGTTCAAGTCACGCGAAGAGTTGGATGCCATCTACCGCGACGGTGCGGGACTGAGCGACGGCGACAAGGTCGTGGCGTACTGCCGGATCGGTGAGCGATCGAGCCACACCTGGTTCGTGCTGAAGCACCTCCTGGGCTTCGAAGACGTGCGCAACTACGACGGCTCGTGGACGGAGTGGGGCAGCGCGGTGCGCGTGCCGATCGTCACGGGAGCCGAGCCCGGCGAGGTTCCGGGGCGCTGA
- a CDS encoding SufE family protein: MSDNALPARLAEIREEFLELDEPDRLQLLLEFSQELPAVPAEYTDHPEMCERVAECQSPVYIIVTVDDDDRVAMHATAPAEAPTTRGFASILAQGLTGLTADEMLAVPDDFPQSIGLTRAVSPLRIAGMTGMLMRAKRQVRAKRGA; the protein is encoded by the coding sequence ATGTCCGACAACGCCCTCCCCGCCCGCCTCGCCGAGATCCGCGAGGAGTTCCTCGAGCTCGACGAGCCCGATCGCCTGCAGCTGCTGCTGGAGTTCTCGCAAGAGCTGCCGGCGGTGCCCGCCGAGTACACCGACCACCCCGAGATGTGCGAACGCGTCGCGGAGTGCCAGTCGCCGGTCTACATCATCGTCACGGTCGACGATGACGACCGTGTCGCGATGCACGCGACCGCACCGGCCGAGGCGCCGACCACCCGAGGTTTCGCGAGCATCCTCGCGCAGGGACTGACCGGGCTCACAGCCGACGAGATGCTCGCGGTACCCGACGATTTCCCGCAGAGCATCGGCCTCACCCGCGCGGTGAGCCCGCTGCGCATCGCCGGTATGACCGGCATGCTCATGCGCGCCAAGCGCCAGGTGCGCGCCAAGCGCGGAGCCTGA
- the dxs gene encoding 1-deoxy-D-xylulose-5-phosphate synthase: MALLPGIHGPRDLDDLSPDQLRQLAAEVRAFLVENVARTGGHLGPNLGVVELTIALHKVFDSPADPIIFDTGHQSYVHKMLTGRQDFANLRSRGGLAGYPQRSESEHDIVESSHASSSLSWADGVSRAFHRTGRRDRHVIAVVGDGALTGGMTWEALNNISDDNDRNLVIVVNDNGRSYAPTIGGMARYLNRVRTNDAYRTLHRGSDTLFRRLGPAARAVYRGVRGGTHGFLSRFTNNEALYSNLDIKYLGPIDGHDFDVLLETLELAKSYGAPVIVHAITDKGSGYAPALSDTADQFHAVGKIDPITGEAVGSGGGTQWTDVFAEELTAVGAERDDVIAMTAAMLRPTGLQQFAERFPERVYDVGIAEQHAVASAAGLAFGGLHPVVAIYATFMNRAFDQVMMDVALHKAGVTFVLDRAGVTGPDGPSHHGIWDLAMLQLVPGIRIAAPRDAARLREEFREATAVEDAPTVVRYPKGNVPTDVEAIERLPDGVDVLARGSSEDVLLVGIGPMVHLALEVAERLRAQGIGATVIDPRWAIPVQPSVIDLAREHRLVITIEDGIRVGGVGTRVRQVLREAGVDTAVDELGIPDEFIDHATREQILEDAGLTASKIAHDVVAQVLGTRIPVARQTPTGSIPTIEEWEKSRP, from the coding sequence ATGGCTCTCCTACCCGGCATTCACGGACCCCGTGACCTCGACGATCTGAGCCCCGACCAGCTGCGTCAGCTGGCGGCCGAAGTTCGCGCGTTCCTCGTCGAGAACGTCGCCCGCACCGGCGGCCACCTCGGTCCCAACCTCGGCGTCGTCGAGCTGACGATCGCCCTGCACAAGGTCTTCGACTCACCCGCCGACCCCATCATCTTCGACACGGGACACCAGTCCTACGTGCACAAGATGCTCACGGGCCGACAGGACTTCGCGAACCTCCGTTCACGCGGTGGCCTCGCGGGCTACCCGCAACGCTCCGAGAGCGAGCACGACATCGTCGAGTCCTCGCACGCATCCAGCTCGCTGAGCTGGGCCGACGGCGTCTCGCGGGCCTTCCACCGCACCGGCCGACGTGACCGTCACGTCATCGCCGTCGTCGGTGACGGCGCGCTCACCGGCGGCATGACGTGGGAGGCACTGAACAACATCAGCGACGACAACGACCGCAACCTCGTCATCGTCGTCAACGACAACGGTCGCTCGTACGCCCCGACGATCGGTGGCATGGCGCGCTACCTGAACCGTGTGCGCACGAACGACGCGTACCGCACGCTGCACCGCGGTTCCGACACGCTCTTCCGCCGCCTCGGACCCGCTGCGCGCGCGGTGTACCGCGGTGTGCGCGGTGGCACCCACGGCTTCCTGTCGCGCTTCACGAACAACGAGGCGCTCTACAGCAACCTCGACATCAAGTACCTCGGCCCGATCGACGGACACGACTTCGACGTGCTGCTGGAGACGCTCGAGCTCGCCAAGTCGTACGGCGCTCCGGTCATCGTGCACGCCATCACCGACAAGGGCAGCGGGTACGCGCCTGCCCTCAGCGACACCGCCGACCAGTTCCACGCCGTCGGCAAGATCGACCCGATCACGGGCGAAGCCGTAGGCTCCGGCGGCGGCACGCAGTGGACCGACGTCTTCGCCGAGGAGCTCACCGCCGTCGGCGCCGAGCGCGACGACGTCATCGCGATGACCGCCGCGATGCTGCGCCCCACCGGCCTGCAGCAGTTCGCCGAGCGTTTCCCGGAGCGCGTGTACGACGTCGGTATCGCCGAGCAGCACGCCGTGGCATCCGCCGCCGGTCTCGCCTTCGGCGGCCTGCACCCGGTCGTCGCGATCTACGCCACCTTCATGAACCGCGCCTTCGACCAGGTCATGATGGACGTCGCCCTGCACAAGGCCGGCGTGACGTTCGTGCTCGACCGCGCGGGTGTGACCGGCCCCGACGGCCCGAGCCATCACGGCATCTGGGATCTGGCGATGCTGCAGCTCGTCCCCGGCATCCGCATCGCTGCTCCCCGCGACGCGGCGCGTCTGCGCGAAGAGTTCCGCGAGGCGACGGCCGTCGAAGACGCGCCCACCGTCGTGCGGTATCCGAAGGGCAATGTGCCCACCGATGTCGAGGCGATCGAACGTCTCCCCGACGGCGTCGACGTGCTCGCCCGCGGGTCGAGCGAGGATGTGCTGCTGGTCGGCATCGGTCCGATGGTGCACCTGGCGCTCGAGGTCGCGGAACGCCTGCGCGCCCAGGGCATCGGCGCGACGGTCATCGACCCGCGGTGGGCGATCCCCGTTCAGCCGTCGGTCATCGACCTCGCTCGCGAGCACCGTCTCGTCATCACCATCGAAGACGGCATCCGCGTGGGCGGCGTCGGTACCCGCGTGCGCCAGGTGCTGCGCGAGGCCGGCGTCGACACGGCGGTCGACGAGCTCGGCATCCCGGATGAGTTCATCGACCACGCGACGCGCGAGCAGATCCTCGAGGATGCCGGGCTCACGGCATCCAAGATCGCGCACGACGTGGTGGCACAGGTGCTCGGCACCCGTATCCCGGTCGCCCGGCAGACGCCGACGGGCTCGATCCCGACGATCGAGGAGTGGGAGAAGTCCCGGCCGTAA
- a CDS encoding ribonuclease D translates to MVEYVVIEDAAGLSAACEKLAAGTGPVAVDVERASGFRYSQRAYLIQVFRRQAGVFLFDPSTIDDFGPLQAAIGDTEWVFHAASQDLPSLRERGLEPPLIFDTELGSRLLGRERVGLGAVVEHTLGITLAKAHSAADWSTRPLPASWLEYAALDVEHLIDVRDVLVAELEEQHKTEFARQEFQAVLERLPKPPRDDPWRRLSGLHAVRGRKALAVARSLWQAREDYAREQDVAPGRLVPDRALVAAVLADPASKQVLAGVKDFNGRASRTQLDRWWNAIVAGRETTDLPADRVPSDTLPPPRAWVDRNPEADARLKAARPAVEARAEELHMPTENLLTPEILRRVAWSPPAEVTVGTVGAALAELGARQWQIEQTAQVIVDSFVASRNAVDPAPGADS, encoded by the coding sequence GTGGTTGAGTACGTCGTCATCGAGGATGCCGCGGGGCTGAGCGCCGCCTGCGAGAAGCTGGCCGCGGGCACCGGCCCCGTTGCCGTCGATGTCGAACGTGCATCCGGCTTCCGCTACTCTCAGCGCGCGTACCTCATTCAGGTGTTCCGTCGCCAGGCGGGCGTTTTCCTGTTCGATCCGTCCACCATCGACGATTTCGGCCCCCTGCAGGCGGCCATCGGAGACACCGAATGGGTGTTCCACGCGGCGAGCCAGGATCTTCCCTCCCTGCGTGAGCGGGGACTCGAGCCGCCGCTCATCTTCGACACCGAACTGGGCTCGCGTCTGCTCGGCCGCGAGCGGGTCGGGCTCGGCGCCGTGGTCGAGCACACGCTGGGGATCACGCTCGCCAAGGCGCACTCGGCGGCTGACTGGTCGACGCGGCCCCTCCCGGCATCCTGGCTCGAATACGCCGCTCTCGACGTCGAGCACCTCATCGACGTGCGCGACGTGCTCGTCGCCGAGCTCGAAGAGCAGCACAAGACCGAGTTCGCTCGCCAGGAGTTCCAGGCGGTCCTGGAGCGTTTGCCCAAACCGCCCCGCGACGACCCCTGGCGCCGCCTCAGCGGGCTACACGCGGTACGGGGACGCAAAGCCCTCGCGGTTGCGCGATCGCTGTGGCAGGCGCGAGAGGACTACGCGCGCGAGCAGGACGTCGCGCCGGGGCGCCTCGTACCCGACCGCGCTCTCGTCGCCGCGGTCCTCGCCGACCCGGCGAGCAAGCAAGTACTCGCCGGCGTGAAGGACTTCAACGGACGCGCGAGCCGCACGCAGCTGGACCGCTGGTGGAACGCGATCGTGGCCGGCCGAGAGACCACCGATCTTCCCGCCGATCGGGTGCCGAGTGACACGCTCCCTCCGCCGCGGGCGTGGGTCGACCGTAACCCCGAAGCCGACGCGCGGCTGAAGGCTGCACGGCCCGCCGTCGAGGCACGTGCAGAAGAACTGCATATGCCGACCGAGAACTTGTTGACACCCGAGATACTGCGGCGTGTGGCCTGGTCGCCGCCCGCCGAAGTGACGGTCGGGACGGTCGGCGCAGCTCTCGCGGAGCTTGGCGCCCGGCAGTGGCAGATTGAGCAGACTGCACAGGTGATCGTCGATAGCTTTGTAGCTTCCCGCAACGCGGTCGACCCGGCTCCGGGCGCGGATTCGTAG
- a CDS encoding alpha/beta hydrolase family protein, translating into MNAFRRAAGPRASRRSIAGVRIALSSLSVAFGLSSAALAAVSLRVARTVVTPAGRVPNVRIVSLDAAAQTITLERTPDTALPGRYGLFTVGSADYLRLGAVVGGDESTVTRKLLTHVPADGDLAPEAAFSGWYFDQPEQLHLPYRSVTIRTAVGPCPAWEFPAAHDTDVWVIQVHGRGTTRAETLRAVPVFHDLGITSLVVSYRNDGEAARSRTGTYALGATEWRDLDAAIGYARRNGARRVILMGWSMGGALALQAAFDSPHDDVIAGLVLESPVVDWRTVLTYQGRMMKLPAPVSRFAQYLLGTAWGATLLGSGAPIPLDQLDGVARAGELREPALILHSDDDGFVPADASHALAAARPDLVTMETFEIARHTKLWNYDETRWSDAIRTWVRARGLSREDADA; encoded by the coding sequence ATGAACGCTTTCAGGCGCGCCGCGGGTCCCCGCGCATCGCGGCGATCGATCGCCGGTGTGCGGATCGCCCTGTCCTCCCTCTCGGTCGCGTTCGGGCTGTCCTCCGCAGCGCTGGCGGCAGTCTCACTGCGCGTCGCACGCACCGTGGTCACACCGGCGGGCCGCGTCCCGAACGTGCGGATCGTCTCGCTCGATGCCGCAGCGCAAACGATCACCCTCGAGCGCACCCCTGACACGGCCCTCCCCGGTCGCTACGGGCTGTTCACCGTGGGCAGCGCCGACTACCTCCGGCTGGGTGCGGTGGTCGGGGGAGACGAGTCGACCGTCACGCGCAAACTCCTCACCCACGTGCCCGCCGACGGCGACCTCGCCCCCGAGGCGGCTTTCAGCGGGTGGTACTTCGACCAGCCGGAGCAGCTTCACCTCCCGTACCGATCGGTGACCATCCGCACCGCGGTCGGTCCGTGTCCGGCATGGGAGTTCCCGGCCGCGCACGACACCGACGTCTGGGTGATCCAGGTGCACGGGCGCGGGACCACGCGGGCCGAGACGCTGCGGGCCGTGCCCGTCTTCCACGACCTCGGCATCACGAGCCTCGTTGTCTCGTACCGCAACGACGGCGAGGCCGCGCGCAGCCGTACGGGCACCTACGCGCTGGGGGCGACAGAGTGGCGGGATCTGGATGCCGCGATCGGCTACGCCCGACGAAACGGTGCACGTCGTGTGATTCTGATGGGGTGGTCGATGGGCGGCGCCCTGGCCTTGCAGGCGGCATTCGACTCCCCGCACGACGACGTCATCGCGGGCCTCGTGCTCGAGTCGCCCGTCGTCGACTGGCGCACCGTGCTCACGTATCAAGGCCGCATGATGAAGCTGCCCGCACCGGTGTCGCGGTTCGCGCAGTACCTTCTCGGGACCGCCTGGGGCGCCACTCTCCTCGGCAGCGGCGCGCCCATCCCGCTCGACCAGCTGGACGGCGTCGCCCGCGCGGGCGAGCTGCGCGAACCGGCGCTGATCCTGCACAGCGACGACGACGGGTTCGTACCCGCCGACGCCTCGCACGCCCTCGCGGCGGCGCGCCCCGACCTGGTCACCATGGAGACCTTCGAGATCGCGCGGCACACCAAGCTGTGGAACTACGACGAGACGCGCTGGTCGGATGCCATTCGCACCTGGGTCCGCGCGCGCGGACTGTCCCGCGAGGATGCCGACGCCTGA